In Actinomadura citrea, a single window of DNA contains:
- a CDS encoding pentapeptide repeat-containing protein — protein sequence MGEDGMTPGHRPAKKAHEALGLWSIRRALTFAFTAAVILLVAAWFFISWLLGSPSHAKPKPLDTGAQLELLKLVFALVAGVGALVALITAYRRQRVDEAAGERAERIQSHAEYDATERRVTDLYAQAVEQLGHDKAAVRLGGLYSLERLAHDHPQHRQTVTDVVCAYLRMPFQLPPPLTSQGEEPEPGTPLDPASYVARQELQVRLAAQRLLQRHLTTTPPGQAHPATYWDGMIVDLTGAHLVDFDFSHCRPIQATFTDAQFGGDAKFDRAQFSGNLDSGWNAKFDGAHFSRDAHFTGVQFDRASTFSLARFDGHAWFVGVQFGIDIEVGWDARFDGAQFDGDADFAGAHFSENAEFERAKFSGDAKFDGDVVGGTQFSGDAKFDGAQFDGYTSFREAQFHRGARFSEVRFAREPDFADAVVSHPDGDHVWPGPWHTTPDSSGAARLVRRG from the coding sequence ATGGGCGAGGATGGCATGACACCGGGGCATCGGCCGGCCAAGAAGGCGCACGAGGCGTTAGGGTTGTGGTCGATCCGCCGGGCGTTGACGTTCGCGTTCACGGCGGCCGTGATACTTCTGGTCGCCGCTTGGTTCTTCATTTCCTGGCTGCTGGGCTCACCATCGCACGCCAAACCCAAGCCGTTGGACACCGGCGCACAACTGGAGCTGCTCAAGCTGGTATTCGCTCTGGTCGCCGGGGTCGGTGCCCTAGTCGCGTTGATCACCGCGTACCGTCGTCAACGCGTCGACGAGGCCGCTGGCGAACGTGCTGAACGCATCCAGTCCCATGCCGAGTACGACGCCACCGAACGGCGGGTCACCGACCTGTATGCCCAAGCCGTCGAGCAGCTCGGCCACGACAAAGCCGCCGTACGGCTCGGTGGCCTGTACTCGCTGGAACGCCTCGCGCACGACCACCCCCAACACCGCCAGACCGTCACCGATGTCGTCTGCGCCTATCTGCGCATGCCCTTCCAACTTCCCCCACCACTGACGAGCCAGGGAGAGGAACCCGAGCCCGGCACGCCCTTAGACCCCGCTAGCTACGTTGCTCGACAAGAACTCCAAGTTCGCCTTGCCGCTCAGCGGCTTCTCCAGCGTCACCTGACCACTACTCCACCCGGCCAGGCCCACCCCGCTACCTACTGGGACGGCATGATTGTGGATCTCACGGGCGCCCACCTGGTCGATTTCGATTTCAGTCACTGCCGACCGATACAAGCCACCTTCACCGACGCCCAGTTCGGCGGAGATGCCAAGTTCGACCGGGCTCAGTTCAGTGGAAACCTCGATTCCGGCTGGAACGCCAAGTTCGACGGGGCCCACTTCAGCAGAGATGCCCACTTCACCGGGGTTCAGTTCGACAGAGCCTCTACATTCAGCCTAGCCCGGTTCGACGGGCACGCCTGGTTCGTCGGGGTCCAATTTGGTATTGACATCGAGGTCGGATGGGACGCCAGGTTCGACGGTGCCCAATTTGACGGAGACGCTGATTTCGCCGGAGCGCACTTCAGTGAGAATGCCGAGTTCGAAAGGGCTAAGTTCAGTGGCGACGCCAAGTTTGACGGGGACGTGGTTGGCGGAACTCAGTTCAGCGGCGACGCCAAGTTCGACGGTGCGCAATTCGACGGATACACCTCGTTCAGGGAAGCGCAGTTCCATAGGGGGGCCAGGTTCAGCGAAGTGCGGTTCGCGCGCGAACCTGATTTTGCGGATGCCGTGGTTAGCCATCCGGACGGCGACCACGTGTGGCCAGGTCCGTGGCACACGACGCCTGATTCTTCCGGGGCAGCCCGACTCGTTCGCCGAGGCTGA
- a CDS encoding MarR family winged helix-turn-helix transcriptional regulator, translating to MTTDDGRPSPPVTSTSIFLLSLARRIETELNALLAPLDLTVSRLGLLAHIGVVPGASFSDLARMSGITVQSAHGAVKALAAAGLVRDGNARAGSPSTLQITAEGGRLLEAAQRAAAEVDDR from the coding sequence GTGACCACCGACGACGGCCGCCCCAGCCCGCCAGTGACGAGCACCTCCATCTTCCTGCTGTCACTGGCACGTCGAATCGAGACCGAACTCAACGCCCTTCTGGCGCCGCTGGACCTCACGGTCAGCAGGCTCGGGCTGCTCGCCCACATCGGCGTCGTGCCGGGGGCGTCGTTCAGTGATCTGGCGCGCATGTCGGGGATCACCGTGCAGAGCGCGCACGGAGCGGTGAAGGCGCTCGCCGCCGCGGGCCTGGTGCGCGACGGCAACGCCCGCGCGGGTTCGCCCTCGACACTGCAGATCACGGCAGAGGGAGGCCGCCTGCTGGAGGCCGCCCAGCGGGCCGCGGCCGAGGTCGACGACCGCTGA
- a CDS encoding tetratricopeptide repeat protein produces MPDDGTWDRRSLLRGAAVVAGAAAAAPLLGGTARADAVGDADALFKAGKFEQAGRAYEEILKKDPANLHAARRRGYVGLLSNRFPEAENYLTMALKLAPDDKETNTLLGDCYIRQDKFALSAPRWEAAGEDAYAKWFAAVGGDAYEIHGDVARVPWQQVDPEPQIEVSVNGGPPKLFSFYTGAGWLGMSAEVAREAGLRPVHKVRSDFEGHIMWSYYGVLESFKLGDIELRNIPVNWSEPESPDDAPVRTNDGLIGTWVFYHLLTTFDYASGALILRRPTSEAAGKVRADARRAGAKPLPLWLAREHMCHSRGTFTGDAGAGTGVVGVNLGGVGEILAGMSGETAKQLGIRTDGDRPIETFGHSHPTVTYPCYPKEVRLGDAAANDVYCESDPNMPVNVPWPFGPGFDAIGHFAHCFYKPYNVTLDFTAMNLYIARGKAA; encoded by the coding sequence TTGCCTGACGACGGGACATGGGATCGGCGCTCGCTGTTGCGGGGCGCGGCCGTGGTGGCCGGTGCCGCCGCGGCGGCGCCGCTGCTGGGCGGAACGGCCAGGGCGGACGCCGTCGGGGACGCCGACGCGTTGTTCAAGGCGGGGAAGTTCGAGCAGGCCGGCCGCGCGTACGAGGAGATCCTGAAGAAAGACCCCGCGAACCTGCACGCGGCCCGCCGGCGCGGCTACGTGGGGCTACTGAGCAACAGGTTCCCCGAGGCGGAGAACTACCTAACGATGGCTCTCAAGCTGGCGCCCGACGACAAGGAGACCAACACGCTCCTGGGCGACTGCTACATCAGGCAGGACAAGTTCGCCCTCTCCGCACCGCGCTGGGAGGCGGCCGGCGAGGACGCCTACGCCAAATGGTTCGCGGCGGTCGGCGGCGACGCGTACGAGATCCACGGCGACGTCGCGCGGGTGCCCTGGCAGCAGGTGGACCCGGAGCCGCAGATCGAGGTCTCGGTCAACGGCGGGCCCCCGAAGCTCTTCAGCTTCTACACCGGCGCCGGGTGGCTGGGCATGTCCGCCGAGGTGGCCAGGGAGGCGGGTCTGCGGCCCGTGCACAAGGTGAGGAGCGACTTCGAAGGCCACATCATGTGGTCGTACTACGGGGTGCTGGAGTCCTTCAAGCTGGGCGACATAGAACTGCGCAACATCCCCGTGAACTGGTCGGAGCCGGAGTCACCCGACGACGCGCCCGTCAGGACCAACGACGGCCTCATCGGCACGTGGGTCTTCTACCACCTGCTGACCACCTTCGACTACGCGAGCGGGGCGCTGATCCTGCGCCGCCCGACTTCCGAGGCGGCCGGGAAGGTACGCGCCGACGCCAGACGGGCGGGCGCCAAGCCCCTGCCGCTGTGGCTGGCCCGGGAGCACATGTGCCACAGCAGGGGCACCTTCACCGGCGACGCCGGCGCCGGAACAGGTGTGGTGGGCGTGAACCTCGGCGGAGTCGGCGAGATCCTCGCGGGCATGTCCGGCGAAACGGCCAAGCAACTGGGGATCCGCACCGACGGCGACCGTCCGATCGAGACCTTCGGACACAGCCACCCGACCGTCACCTACCCCTGCTACCCGAAGGAGGTCCGCCTCGGCGACGCCGCCGCCAACGACGTCTACTGCGAGTCGGACCCGAACATGCCGGTCAACGTGCCCTGGCCCTTCGGGCCGGGATTCGACGCGATCGGCCACTTCGCCCACTGCTTCTACAAGCCGTACAACGTCACCCTCGACTTCACCGCCATGAACCTCTACATCGCCCGCGGCAAAGCCGCCTGA
- a CDS encoding metallophosphatase domain-containing protein — MRIVAVADTHTFHHDLAVPWGDVFVHAGDLCRRGKDLKELEDAADWIQALPHRTKVVVAGNHDWMFLDEPERARAVLADRGIRYLEDGGTEIDGVTFWGSPWQPEFNEWAFNLPRGRPLAEKWALIPDGVDVLVTHGPPLGIGDANAYPGRHGCEDLLARVRQIRPKLHLFGHIHQDGGLWRHGETTFANVTTWEGERGPTVVRLETSGAAGEIVPPARTR, encoded by the coding sequence ATGCGGATTGTCGCGGTCGCCGATACGCACACCTTTCACCATGACCTCGCCGTCCCCTGGGGCGATGTCTTCGTGCACGCCGGTGACCTGTGTCGGCGCGGCAAGGACCTCAAAGAACTCGAGGACGCCGCGGACTGGATCCAAGCCCTTCCGCATCGGACGAAGGTGGTCGTCGCGGGCAACCACGACTGGATGTTCCTGGACGAGCCCGAACGTGCTCGCGCCGTCCTGGCCGACCGTGGCATCCGCTATCTGGAGGACGGCGGAACGGAGATCGACGGCGTCACGTTCTGGGGCAGTCCCTGGCAGCCGGAGTTCAACGAGTGGGCGTTCAATCTTCCCCGGGGCCGTCCCCTCGCGGAGAAATGGGCCCTGATTCCGGACGGCGTCGACGTCCTGGTGACGCACGGGCCTCCGCTCGGAATCGGTGACGCGAACGCCTACCCCGGACGCCACGGTTGTGAGGACCTGCTGGCCCGGGTGCGGCAGATCCGTCCCAAGCTGCACCTGTTCGGGCACATCCACCAGGACGGGGGGCTCTGGCGCCACGGGGAGACGACCTTCGCCAACGTCACCACGTGGGAGGGCGAGCGCGGCCCGACCGTTGTGCGTCTGGAGACCTCGGGCGCCGCGGGCGAGATCGTGCCGCCTGCACGAACCCGCTGA
- a CDS encoding DUF6191 domain-containing protein, translating into MAVIAFVTIPGLVIALVVFAVLDRVGLWAHRRFHLPWRRDEAGRPVSTAAVGELDAFFHGTHRHQQEQRRSSLMLRDDENDGAPPRTHVDLESGTVTVRRPPGTA; encoded by the coding sequence GTGGCAGTCATCGCGTTCGTCACGATCCCCGGGCTCGTGATCGCGCTGGTCGTCTTTGCCGTCCTCGACCGCGTCGGCCTGTGGGCGCACCGCAGGTTCCACCTGCCGTGGAGGCGGGACGAGGCGGGCCGTCCGGTCTCCACGGCCGCCGTCGGCGAACTGGACGCCTTCTTCCACGGCACGCACCGCCATCAGCAGGAGCAGCGCCGCTCCTCATTGATGTTGCGTGACGACGAGAACGACGGCGCGCCCCCGCGCACACACGTCGACCTCGAATCCGGAACCGTCACCGTGCGGCGTCCGCCCGGCACCGCTTGA